The Desulfovibrio piger DNA segment GATGGCGGCAAAATCCTTTTTGTAGATGACCACCTCGCCGCGCACCTCCAGCCGTTCCGGGAAGGGACCGGCCCCGCGCAGCCGCAGGGGGACCGTACGGATGGTACGCACAGCCTCGGTGACCACTTCTCCCTCTTCCCCGTCACCGCGGGTCAACGCCTGTTGCAGGACGCCATCCTCATAGATGATCTCCAGGGCAAGACCATCCAGCTTGGGATCACACCAGAAGGCCAGCGGCGCTTCGGGCAGGGTGCGCTGCATGCGGGCCACGAATTCCTGCCACTCCTCAGCGGAAAAGACGTTGTCCAGGCCGTACATGCGCTGACGGTGGCGCTGTTTGGGCAGACCGCCCAGCAAACCGCCCCCTACGCGCAGCGTGGGCGAATGGGGACTGCGCCATTGCGGGTGATCTTCCTCCAGCGCCTTCAGCTCCCGGAACAGGACATCGTACTGGTCGTCGCTGATGACCGGCTTGTCCAGCGTATGATACAGATAATTGTGGTGCTCCAGGATGGTCGTCAGCCAGGCCATCCGCTCCTGGGGCCTGTCCTTTGGCGGTTCGGGCAGGCTCAAAGGATCCACAGGCGCCGGGGCTGCGGATGCGGCAGACGGCGCGACGATTTTTTCCGCAGCCTCTTTCTCGGCCCGTTTTTTGGGGGCAGGCGCGGCAGGGGCACCGAAAAGGGAAAGCTGTTCTGGACTCATGATCACTCCGGCAGGGCGATAAGGCGTTCACGCAGGGCCCGGATACGGTCCCGCAGGGCGGCGGCACGCTCGAATTCCAGTTCCCGGGCCGCCTCGCGCATCTCTTTTTCCAGACGCTGGACCAGCGCCGCGGTATCTTCGGCAGTCAGGGGCACGGCATCGTCCTGACGGGACGTACGCCCCCTGCCCTTGCCCCGGGATGAAGAACTGGTATCCACATACAGGGCATCCAGCGGAGATTCAAGACTTTTTCGGGTACTCCGCGGCGTGATGCCGTGCTCCGTGTTATAGGCGGTCTGCTTGGCCCGGCGCCGTTCGGTCTCGTCCATGGCCGCGCGCATGGAGGCCGTGACCGCATCGGCATACAGGATGACATGCCCGTGGACGTTGCGCGCCGCACGGCCAAAGGTCTGGATGAGCGATCCGGTGGAACGCAGGAAGCCTTCCTTGTCAGCATCGAGGATACAGACCAGCGAGACCTCGGGGATGTCCAGGCCTTCGCGCAGCAGGTTGATGCCCACCAGCACGTCGAATTCCCCTTGCCGCAGGGCCCTGATGATCTGCAAACGCTCCAGGGTGTCGATATCCGAATGCAGATAGCGGGCATTGACGCCCATATTGCAGCAATACTCGGTCAGGTCTTCGGCCATGCGTTTGGTAAGGGTGGTCACCAGCACCCGCTCCCCGCGCCGGATGCGTTCCCGGCATTCTCCCAGCAGGTCTTCCATCTGCCCCTTGGTGGGACGCACCTCCACTTCCGGGTCCACCAGCCCCGTGGGCCGGATGATCTGCTCGGAAATGATGCCCTGGGACTGGTCCATCTCGTATTTGCCCGGTGTGGCCGAAACGTAGACCACCTGATGCAGCAGGGAACGGAACTCGTCGAACTGCAGGGGACGGTTGTCCAGGGCCGAGGGCAGGCGGAAACCATAATCCACAAGGGTCTGCTTGCGCGAGCGGTCGCCCTTGAACATGCCGCCCACCTGCGGCACGGTGATGTGGGACTCGTCCACGAACAGGATGAAATCCTCGGGGAAATAGTTGAGCAGGCAGGACGGCGGTTCCCCGGCCTTGCGGCCGTCCAGATGGCGGGAATAATTTTCGATGCCGTTGCAGTAGCCCAGCTCCTCGATCATCTCCAGATCAAGCTGGGTCCGCTGCTCCAGACGCTGCGCCTCCACCAGGCGCCCGCTGGCCTTGAAGGCCGTCAGTCGTTCCAGCAGCTCCTGCCGGATGTCGGCCGTGGTCCGCTTGAGGTTGTCCTGGGCGGAAACGAAGTGACTGGCCGGATAGATGACGGTCTTGCCCACTTCCGCCAGCACGTCCCCGGTCAAGGGATCCACTTCGCGCATGGAGTCGATGTCATCTCCAAAAAATTCGATGCGCAGGGCCCGTTCGTGATGGTAAGCGGGGATGATCTCCAGCACGTCCCCGCGCACACGGAAGGTCCCGCGATGGAAGTCATAGTCGTTACGTTCATACTGGACTTCCACCAGGCGGGTGATGAGGGCATCCATGGACATATGCTGCCCCACTTCCACCGGGATGATCATGCGGGCGTAGAATTCGGGGGAGCCCAGGCCGTAGATGCAGGAGACCGAAGCCACGATGATCACGTCGCGCCGTGTCAGCAGGGCATGGGTCGCGGCATGGCGCAATTTGTCGATATTGTCGTTGATGGACGAATCTTTCTCGATGTAGGTGTCCGAGGCGGGCACATAGGCTTCCGGCTGGTAGTAGTCGTAATAACTGACGAAATACTCCACAGCGTTCTGCGGGAAAAATTCGCGGAACTCGTTGTAGAGCTGGGCGGCCAGCGTCTTGTTGGGGGCCAGCACCAGCGCCGGGCGTCCGCAGCGGGCAATGACATTGGCCATGGTGAAGGTCTTGCCGGAGCCGGTCACGCCCAGCAGGATCTGTTCCGGCACGCCGGCTTCCAGATTGGCCACCAGGGAATCGATGGCCTCCGGCTGGTCACCTGTGGGGACATAGGCGCTATGGAGCTTGAAAGGAGACTGGTTCATCATCGCTCGTCGGGAAGCCAGCCCAGGGCAGCATCATGGCGAAAAGACATCCGCCACGGCTGCCACGGCAGCTGGGAGACAGGTTCAGGATCAGGGACGGGCACAGCCTGCCGCAGGAGCGCCAGGAATTCCTTGCGGGGGATCTCCCGCGCGCCCATGGCCAGCATGTGGGGCGTGGCCTGCTGACAATCCAGCAGGAGGAAATCCCGTTCGCGCAAGAACGCCACCAAGCCCGCAAGGGCCGCCCGCGAAGCTTCGGGACAGAGGTGGAACATGGATTCCCCGAAAAAGGCCCGCCCCAGGGCCACACCGTACAGGCCGCCCAGCAGCTCCCCATCCCGCCAGGCTTCCACGGAATGGGCATAGCCCAGGGCATGCAGGCGCTCATAGGCCGCTATCATCTCGGGCAGTATCCATGTCCCTTCACTGTCGCGACGGGGCGCCGCGCAGGCCCGGATGACGCGGGAAAAGGCCGTATCCATGCGCAGCTCGAACGGATGGTTGCGCAAGGCCCGGGCACTGCGGCGCGGCAGATGGAAGGCATCCGGCGGCAATACACAACGGGGATCAGGACACCACCACAGCAGGGGCATGTCCTCACCGTACCAGGGAAAAATGCCCCGGCTGTAGGCTGCCAGCAGACGTGCCGGCAGCAGGTCGCCACCGGCACACAATATCCCTTCCGCGGTGCAGCATCCCGGCGAGGGGAACTGCGCCGCATACAGGGCTATCTGCTTACGCATCGTTGCGGCCGTCATCCCCCTCCTCCGCTTCCGCGCCCTGTGCAGGGGCCGCGTCAGGGAACTGGAGTACGAGTTCATTGTCCTTGACCCCCAGGCGGACGAGCCCGCCGTGGCGCAGACGGCCGAAGAGCAGCTCACCGGCCAGGGCGTCTTCCACCCGGCTGCGCAGCAAACGCCGCAGCGGACGCGCGCCCATGGCGGGATCATAGCCCTTTTCCGCCAGCCAGGCACGGGCACGGGGCGTAGAGGCCAGCGTGACCTGCTGTTCCGCAAGGCTGTTCCCGATCTCACGCAGGAACTTGTCCACGATACGCTGCATCATGGCAGGCGTGAGGGCCCGGAACGGGATCATGGCATCGAGACGGTTGCGGAATTCGGGCGTGAACAACCGTTCCACAGCCCCCAGGGCCTTGCGGGCCGCATCTTCGGGCGCGGCCTTGCCAAAGCCTATGCTGGCCTTGGACATCTCGAACGTCCCGGCATTGGAAGTCATGATGAGCACCGTGTGGGAAAAGTCCGTCTTGCGGCCGGAATTGTCCGTGAGGGTACCGTAGTCCATGACCTGCAGCAGGATGTTGAAGATGTCGGGATGGGCCTTTTCTATCTCGTCCAGCAGGACCACGGAATACGGGGCCTTGCGCACGGCCTCGGTCAGCAGGCCGCCCTGGTCGAAGCCCACATAGCCTGGCGGCGAACCGATGAGGCGCGAGACCGTGTGCGGTTCCATGTATTCGCTCATGTCATAGCGCAGGAACTCCACGCCCATGGTCTGGGCCAGCCCGCGGGCCAGCTCCGTCTTGCCCACCCCGGTGGGGCCATAGAAAAGGAAGGCGCCCGTGGGCCGCTGACGCTGCCCCAGGCCCGCACGCGAACGCAGGATGGCGCGCACGGTCTGCTCCACGGCTTCTTCCTGCCCAAAGACGATCTGCTTGAGGTTCTTTTCCAGATTGGCCAGGCGGTTCCGCTCCTGCCCCGAGACCGTCCTCACGGGCACGCCGGCCATACGGGCCACGATGCGTTCCACGTCGGACACCGTGACGGCGGCCGTCCGCTTTTCATCCTTGCGGCGCAGGTCCACGGCGGCCCCCACTTCGTCCATCACGTCGATGGCCTTGTC contains these protein-coding regions:
- the aat gene encoding leucyl/phenylalanyl-tRNA--protein transferase → MRKQIALYAAQFPSPGCCTAEGILCAGGDLLPARLLAAYSRGIFPWYGEDMPLLWWCPDPRCVLPPDAFHLPRRSARALRNHPFELRMDTAFSRVIRACAAPRRDSEGTWILPEMIAAYERLHALGYAHSVEAWRDGELLGGLYGVALGRAFFGESMFHLCPEASRAALAGLVAFLRERDFLLLDCQQATPHMLAMGAREIPRKEFLALLRQAVPVPDPEPVSQLPWQPWRMSFRHDAALGWLPDER
- the uvrB gene encoding excinuclease ABC subunit UvrB, producing MNQSPFKLHSAYVPTGDQPEAIDSLVANLEAGVPEQILLGVTGSGKTFTMANVIARCGRPALVLAPNKTLAAQLYNEFREFFPQNAVEYFVSYYDYYQPEAYVPASDTYIEKDSSINDNIDKLRHAATHALLTRRDVIIVASVSCIYGLGSPEFYARMIIPVEVGQHMSMDALITRLVEVQYERNDYDFHRGTFRVRGDVLEIIPAYHHERALRIEFFGDDIDSMREVDPLTGDVLAEVGKTVIYPASHFVSAQDNLKRTTADIRQELLERLTAFKASGRLVEAQRLEQRTQLDLEMIEELGYCNGIENYSRHLDGRKAGEPPSCLLNYFPEDFILFVDESHITVPQVGGMFKGDRSRKQTLVDYGFRLPSALDNRPLQFDEFRSLLHQVVYVSATPGKYEMDQSQGIISEQIIRPTGLVDPEVEVRPTKGQMEDLLGECRERIRRGERVLVTTLTKRMAEDLTEYCCNMGVNARYLHSDIDTLERLQIIRALRQGEFDVLVGINLLREGLDIPEVSLVCILDADKEGFLRSTGSLIQTFGRAARNVHGHVILYADAVTASMRAAMDETERRRAKQTAYNTEHGITPRSTRKSLESPLDALYVDTSSSSRGKGRGRTSRQDDAVPLTAEDTAALVQRLEKEMREAARELEFERAAALRDRIRALRERLIALPE